From a region of the Verrucomicrobiota bacterium genome:
- a CDS encoding SIMPL domain-containing protein, whose translation MILSPSLSPVTQSFTSGQDPDQLAAAGDQIVLTLHLVASAPAFGDATRILDRKIASLGDEMEKEGFRRLDLKAGHYELRERRQARSGTDTAAFRVSRRLRLELSADHALLDRFIAAITASSAEPALSLTFIGPDNATMRTGIPSPAVARALRHAEAMVRAAGLSLAKSD comes from the coding sequence ATGATTTTATCACCATCACTGTCGCCAGTCACTCAGTCGTTTACATCCGGGCAGGATCCGGACCAGCTCGCTGCAGCCGGGGACCAGATCGTCCTTACGTTGCATCTGGTCGCGTCCGCACCGGCGTTTGGCGACGCGACTCGGATCCTTGATCGGAAGATCGCCTCTTTGGGAGACGAAATGGAGAAAGAGGGGTTCCGCCGGCTTGACCTTAAGGCCGGCCATTACGAACTGCGCGAAAGGCGGCAGGCGCGCTCTGGAACCGATACCGCCGCGTTCAGAGTATCCCGCCGCCTGCGGTTGGAACTTTCCGCCGACCATGCTCTGCTCGACCGGTTCATCGCCGCGATCACCGCGTCTTCGGCTGAACCGGCGTTGAGTTTGACGTTCATCGGCCCGGATAACGCAACGATGCGAACCGGCATTCCGTCACCGGCCGTTGCCAGGGCCCTGAGGCACGCCGAGGCCATGGTCCGGGCCGCGGGACTCAGCCTGGCGAAATCAGATTAG